A single window of Cyanobacteriota bacterium DNA harbors:
- a CDS encoding phytoene synthase, whose translation MLYLPDSPPSMRTLVPLDDAYERCRQVTEKYAKTFYLATLLMPEVKRRGIWAIYAWCRRTDELVDGPGAKLTTPETLDQWERQLESVFAGEPQDVYDVALVDTVQRFQMEIQPFRDMIAGQRMDLYRSRYNTFEELNLYCYRVAGTVGLMSTAIVGLDEIQHPTPWKPQIQPAMPTQEAIALGIANQLTNILRDVGEDARRGRIYIPLEDLELFGYSEEELFQGVVNDRWRAVMQFQIQRARKFYADAEKGISALSRDARFPVWAALMLYSQILDAIERNQYDVFTRRAFVPTFKKFLCLPSALARAVTL comes from the coding sequence ATGCTGTACCTGCCTGATTCCCCACCAAGCATGAGAACCCTGGTTCCCCTAGACGATGCCTACGAGCGTTGTCGCCAAGTCACTGAAAAATATGCCAAGACCTTTTACTTGGCTACCCTATTGATGCCAGAAGTAAAGCGGCGCGGTATCTGGGCAATTTATGCCTGGTGTCGCCGTACTGATGAATTGGTCGATGGCCCTGGAGCAAAGCTCACCACGCCTGAGACGTTAGATCAGTGGGAGCGTCAATTAGAGTCAGTATTTGCAGGTGAACCCCAAGATGTCTATGATGTGGCGTTAGTCGATACTGTTCAGCGCTTTCAGATGGAGATTCAGCCATTTCGGGATATGATTGCTGGACAGCGGATGGATTTGTATCGGAGTCGCTACAACACCTTTGAGGAGCTTAATCTTTACTGCTATCGGGTAGCAGGCACTGTGGGGCTTATGTCTACGGCTATTGTTGGTCTCGATGAGATTCAGCATCCTACACCCTGGAAGCCCCAGATACAGCCAGCTATGCCGACTCAGGAGGCGATCGCCCTAGGTATTGCAAATCAACTCACCAATATTCTGCGAGATGTTGGAGAAGATGCTCGCCGAGGCCGCATTTATATTCCACTGGAAGATTTAGAACTGTTTGGCTATTCTGAGGAAGAGTTATTTCAAGGGGTAGTTAACGATCGTTGGCGAGCCGTGATGCAGTTTCAGATTCAACGGGCACGGAAGTTTTACGCCGATGCCGAAAAAGGTATCAGTGCCCTCAGCCGCGATGCTCGCTTCCCTGTCTGGGCAGCCTTGATGCTCTACAGTCAAATCTTGGATGCAATCGAGCGTAACCAATACGATGTGTTTACTCGCCGGGCCTTTGTGCCAACTTTTAAAAAGTTCCTCTGTCTGCCCTCTGCTCTTGCGCGTGCTGTGACTCTTTGA